The following are encoded in a window of Burkholderiales bacterium genomic DNA:
- a CDS encoding FecR family protein codes for MEPNVKRAFLLYRPLIAALLLCSLQAMAAPAARVEFAMGMVSAESADGSIRPLGKGMTVEAGDTINTNEGRAQLRFTDGGYVSLYERTVFRIDEYRWDSVADGTERSFFTLLKGALRTITGRIAKVNRKAYLMTTVVATIGIRGTEYTMQLNGSLAGTVAEGEIEVCNGGGCLPVSAGQSYLVVDWKTRPTLAANQTLLSPPPPTSPISPLGLSALSPISPDLVDGTGGLLGATHEALFGTLGTATDALTGTVQDLSGQLLGGTALDGPVQDLTATAGGVLGGTVDALGATTGSVLDTATEWLGGSTGALGGTTATGSGGSPLNLLGL; via the coding sequence GTTCGCTGCAGGCGATGGCTGCGCCTGCCGCGCGCGTGGAATTCGCGATGGGCATGGTGAGCGCGGAATCGGCCGATGGTTCGATTCGCCCGCTGGGCAAGGGCATGACAGTTGAGGCCGGAGACACGATCAACACGAACGAAGGTCGCGCCCAGCTTCGCTTTACCGACGGCGGCTATGTGTCGTTGTACGAGCGCACCGTGTTTCGCATCGACGAATACAGATGGGACAGTGTCGCTGACGGAACCGAACGCAGCTTCTTCACGCTGCTCAAGGGGGCATTGCGCACGATCACCGGCCGCATCGCCAAGGTCAATCGCAAGGCCTACCTCATGACCACCGTCGTGGCCACGATCGGCATCCGCGGGACCGAATACACGATGCAATTGAACGGGTCCTTGGCCGGTACGGTCGCCGAGGGCGAGATCGAGGTGTGCAACGGTGGCGGCTGCCTGCCGGTTTCGGCCGGCCAAAGCTACCTGGTTGTCGATTGGAAAACCAGGCCTACGCTGGCTGCCAACCAAACCCTGCTGTCGCCCCCGCCGCCTACTTCGCCAATCAGTCCGCTGGGGCTTTCCGCCTTGTCGCCGATTTCCCCGGATCTCGTGGACGGCACCGGCGGATTGCTGGGCGCGACCCATGAGGCACTATTTGGAACGCTCGGCACTGCAACCGACGCGCTGACCGGCACCGTCCAGGACTTATCCGGCCAGTTGCTGGGCGGCACCGCGCTGGATGGGCCGGTGCAGGACCTGACCGCCACCGCGGGTGGCGTTCTCGGCGGGACGGTTGATGCACTGGGCGCAACGACCGGCAGCGTGCTGGACACGGCGACGGAGTGGCTCGGTGGATCGACCGGTGCTCTCGGAGGCACGACCGCAACCGGGTCCGGTGGATCGCCGCTCAATCTGCTCGGACTGTAG